A single region of the Sphingobium sp. TKS genome encodes:
- a CDS encoding helix-turn-helix domain-containing protein → MADDRKLYLGPKLRVLRRELGLNQTRMAEELGVSPSYLNHLERNQRPLTAQMLLRLANVYDIDIRDFVASTQEGAASALGEILSDALVRDIGIARDEVLEVAENYPGVSEAIGRFYRALSDLRRLPEQVAAGPGSAAPLHAPLDWLRETISRAGNHFAELDAAAESLAEELGDDPSAMQAGIRARLKERHGMAVQIVREDVLAGTLRHYDMHRRRLLLSERLASSGRLFAVAYQLCAQELADAIGSQVTRAGPPDEDSRRLAGIALTNYAAAALIMPYDRFAKAAEQSRHDLPLLRARFGVSMEQLAHRLTSLGRTGARGVPFFMAKVDRAGQVSKRFDGEAWPFARLGGTCPRWDAHESQEPDAVRPQLIETMDGRRFVSLTIGLPMEGGARGRSAIALGCEAKHGPRIVHADGIDVEKGAATQVGPTCHLCERRNCPDRALPPVTRALDLHGYERTVAPFPFRRV, encoded by the coding sequence ATGGCTGACGACCGGAAACTCTATCTTGGCCCCAAGCTGCGCGTGTTGCGGCGGGAGCTGGGGCTGAACCAGACGCGGATGGCGGAGGAATTGGGGGTTTCGCCCAGTTACCTGAACCATCTGGAGCGCAACCAGCGGCCGCTGACCGCGCAGATGCTGCTGCGGCTGGCCAATGTCTATGACATCGATATCCGCGATTTCGTCGCCAGCACGCAGGAAGGCGCGGCCAGCGCACTGGGGGAAATCCTGTCCGATGCGCTGGTGCGCGACATCGGGATCGCCCGCGACGAGGTGTTGGAGGTCGCGGAAAATTATCCGGGGGTCAGCGAGGCGATCGGTCGGTTCTACCGCGCCTTGAGCGACTTGCGCCGCCTGCCCGAGCAGGTCGCGGCGGGTCCGGGAAGCGCGGCGCCGCTGCATGCGCCGCTGGACTGGCTGCGCGAGACGATATCGCGGGCGGGCAATCATTTTGCCGAACTGGACGCCGCGGCGGAATCGCTGGCGGAGGAGTTGGGGGACGATCCCTCGGCCATGCAGGCGGGCATCAGGGCGCGGCTGAAGGAACGCCATGGCATGGCGGTGCAGATCGTGCGGGAGGATGTGCTTGCCGGGACGCTGCGCCATTATGACATGCACCGGCGGCGGCTGTTGCTGAGCGAGCGGCTGGCCTCTTCGGGGCGGCTGTTCGCGGTCGCCTATCAGCTTTGCGCGCAGGAACTGGCGGACGCGATCGGCAGCCAGGTGACGCGGGCGGGGCCGCCGGACGAGGACAGCCGCCGCCTCGCCGGGATCGCGCTGACCAACTATGCCGCGGCGGCGCTGATCATGCCCTATGACCGCTTCGCCAAGGCGGCCGAGCAGAGCCGGCACGACCTGCCGCTGTTGCGGGCGCGCTTCGGCGTGTCGATGGAGCAACTGGCGCATCGCCTGACCAGCCTGGGGCGGACGGGCGCGCGGGGCGTGCCCTTCTTCATGGCGAAGGTGGACCGGGCGGGACAAGTCTCCAAGCGCTTCGATGGCGAGGCCTGGCCTTTTGCGCGGCTGGGCGGCACCTGCCCGCGCTGGGACGCGCATGAAAGCCAGGAGCCGGACGCGGTGCGCCCGCAACTGATCGAGACGATGGATGGGCGGCGCTTCGTCAGTCTGACCATCGGTCTGCCAATGGAGGGCGGCGCGCGGGGGCGGTCCGCGATCGCGCTCGGTTGCGAGGCGAAGCATGGGCCAAGGATCGTGCATGCCGACGGGATCGATGTGGAGAAAGGCGCGGCGACGCAGGTGGGGCCGACCTGCCATCTGTGCGAGCGGCGCAACTGCCCCGACCGAGCCCTGCCCCCGGTGACGCGGGCGCTGGATTTACATGGCTATGAGCGGACGGTGGCGCCGTTTCCGTTTCGGCGGGTTTGA
- a CDS encoding inorganic phosphate transporter, with product MEAHIALPLLVALIGVALLFDFLNGLHDAANSIATIVSTRVLKPQYAVAWAAFFNFIAFLFFGLHVAETVGKGIVDASIIDPQVIFGALMGAIAWNLITWGLGIPSSSSHALIGGLLGAGTAKAGLSAVVWSGVFKTSAAIVLSPAIGLVLALLLVLIISWIFRRFTPQGADRVFRKLQLVSASLYSLGHGGNDAQKTMGIIAVLLYSQGMLTGDFHVPFWVVLSCQAAMGMGTLLGGWKIVHTMGSKITRLTPAQGFCAETGGAMTLFLATHLGVPVSTTHTITGAIVGVGASRRLSAVRWNVASSIIVAWVVTLPAAAVIGAAFYGLTRLF from the coding sequence ATGGAAGCCCATATCGCTTTACCGCTGCTGGTCGCGCTGATCGGCGTCGCGCTGCTGTTCGACTTTTTGAACGGACTGCACGACGCAGCCAATTCGATCGCGACCATCGTGTCGACGCGGGTGCTGAAGCCGCAATATGCGGTCGCCTGGGCGGCATTCTTCAACTTCATCGCCTTCCTGTTCTTCGGCCTGCATGTGGCGGAGACGGTGGGCAAGGGCATTGTCGACGCCAGCATCATCGATCCGCAGGTGATTTTCGGCGCGCTGATGGGGGCGATTGCGTGGAACCTGATCACCTGGGGGCTGGGCATACCTTCCTCCAGCAGCCATGCGCTGATCGGCGGGTTGCTGGGCGCGGGGACGGCCAAGGCGGGACTCTCCGCCGTGGTGTGGAGCGGGGTGTTCAAGACCAGCGCGGCGATCGTGCTGTCGCCCGCCATCGGGCTGGTGCTGGCATTGCTGCTGGTGCTGATCATCAGTTGGATCTTCCGCCGCTTCACGCCGCAGGGCGCGGACCGGGTGTTCCGCAAGTTGCAGCTCGTGTCGGCTTCGCTCTATTCGCTCGGCCATGGCGGCAATGACGCGCAGAAGACCATGGGGATCATCGCCGTGCTGCTCTATTCGCAGGGCATGCTGACCGGCGATTTCCACGTGCCCTTCTGGGTGGTGCTGAGCTGTCAGGCGGCGATGGGCATGGGCACGCTGTTGGGCGGGTGGAAGATCGTCCACACCATGGGGTCGAAGATCACACGGCTGACCCCGGCGCAGGGTTTCTGCGCGGAGACCGGTGGGGCGATGACGCTGTTCCTGGCGACGCATCTGGGCGTGCCGGTGTCGACCACCCATACGATCACCGGCGCCATCGTCGGCGTGGGGGCTTCGCGGCGGTTGTCGGCGGTGCGGTGGAATGTGGCGTCGAGCATCATCGTCGCCTGGGTCGTGACCCTGCCCGCCGCCGCCGTCATTGGGGCGGCTTTCTATGGCTTGACCCGGCTGTTCTGA